The proteins below are encoded in one region of Flammeovirga kamogawensis:
- a CDS encoding right-handed parallel beta-helix repeat-containing protein yields MKTKNKILLLVGLFLIALNSNATTYYVNAKTGSNKHNGTSKKKAFKSLGKVNRLKLTAGDVVLLANGLTYEGTLTLENVNGAKNNFIEIGSYSDPSMPSTILPVIDAKGYNNGILINNSSYVRIHDLTITADAGGVSEKITKKSMRCGVLITTSKSGTYSNIELENLTVKDVFLMNKNFERGAKESFTANGTQGYGWGIRLINATSDATIKDVIVKGCHVTNVAHTGIKFNGKKQNVQNILVENNTVYKTGGPGMQFGGILNAQIRNNIINYSGDNGDSRKWGRGSGLWTWGCTNFVIEHNEFRNAKGPADSAGCHIDFNCTNVIVQYNLSENNAGGFCEILGNNFNCAYRYNISINDGYRIKEKGVASQEGKTFWLSGFNGKDRERKGPYNSYFYNNTIYVKDDIQAKVAVDRASKGVFIANNIFYIEGKSKQVLGDQYKPEVAGQSLIENIVFKNNLFLRKNNWPDKAPIKDEAPSFGDPKFKNISGTTLQDFVPQNERLVKDKGIEITAIPGDNNGLFLGLATEKDILGNPIKGKPDMGAIEMK; encoded by the coding sequence ATGAAAACGAAAAATAAAATACTACTTCTAGTAGGCTTATTTTTAATCGCGCTCAATTCTAATGCTACAACGTATTATGTAAATGCTAAAACAGGTAGTAATAAACATAATGGTACAAGTAAAAAGAAAGCATTTAAAAGTTTAGGGAAAGTAAACCGTCTTAAATTAACTGCTGGTGATGTGGTACTACTTGCAAACGGACTTACTTATGAGGGTACATTAACACTAGAAAATGTAAACGGAGCGAAAAATAATTTTATTGAGATTGGAAGCTATTCTGATCCTTCAATGCCTTCTACAATCTTACCAGTAATTGATGCAAAAGGTTATAACAATGGTATTCTGATTAATAATAGTAGCTATGTAAGAATACATGATTTAACTATTACAGCAGATGCAGGAGGGGTATCAGAAAAGATTACTAAAAAATCTATGCGTTGTGGAGTATTAATAACAACTTCTAAATCTGGTACTTATTCTAATATTGAATTAGAAAACTTAACAGTAAAAGATGTATTCTTAATGAATAAAAACTTTGAAAGAGGTGCTAAAGAATCTTTTACTGCAAATGGCACACAAGGCTACGGATGGGGAATCCGTTTAATTAATGCTACCAGTGATGCTACAATTAAAGATGTAATTGTAAAAGGTTGCCACGTAACGAATGTGGCACATACAGGAATAAAATTTAATGGAAAGAAGCAGAATGTTCAGAATATTCTAGTAGAGAATAACACTGTTTACAAGACAGGTGGGCCAGGTATGCAATTTGGAGGTATTTTAAATGCACAAATAAGAAATAATATCATAAACTACTCAGGCGATAATGGAGATTCACGCAAATGGGGTAGAGGTAGTGGTTTATGGACTTGGGGTTGTACAAATTTTGTAATTGAACATAACGAATTTCGTAATGCTAAAGGTCCAGCTGATTCGGCAGGGTGTCATATAGATTTTAATTGTACTAACGTAATTGTTCAATACAATTTAAGCGAAAACAATGCAGGAGGTTTTTGCGAAATATTAGGCAATAACTTTAACTGTGCTTACCGTTACAATATTAGTATTAATGATGGCTATAGGATAAAAGAAAAAGGAGTTGCTTCTCAGGAAGGAAAAACGTTTTGGCTAAGTGGATTTAATGGTAAAGATAGAGAACGAAAAGGTCCTTACAACAGCTACTTCTATAATAATACAATCTATGTTAAAGATGATATTCAGGCTAAGGTAGCAGTAGATAGAGCATCAAAAGGTGTTTTTATAGCTAATAATATTTTTTATATAGAAGGCAAAAGCAAACAAGTTTTAGGAGATCAATACAAACCAGAAGTAGCAGGTCAATCTTTAATAGAAAATATTGTCTTTAAAAATAATCTTTTTTTAAGAAAGAACAATTGGCCAGATAAAGCACCTATAAAAGATGAAGCTCCTAGTTTTGGAGACCCTAAATTTAAAAATATTTCAGGCACTACGTTACAAGATTTTGTACCTCAGAATGAGCGCCTTGTAAAAGATAAGGGAATTGAAATAACAGCTATTCCTGGAGATAATAATGGATTATTTTTAGGTCTCGCAACAGAGAAAGATATATTAGGTAATCCTATAAAAGGAAAGCCAGATATGGGGGCAATCGAAATGAAATAG
- a CDS encoding sulfatase, which translates to MRYTYNILLTVFLTVIIFSNGFCQEKSEKRPNILFIAIDDMNDWTGFLGGHEQTITPNMDKLADQGVNFTNAHCSAPGCSPSRNSLLYGVEPFNSGLYPFYEHDIHATLMKEYTSLPRLLKENGYETFGAGKIHHGNLSDNREWTHYEETKGGKQIYVEGEGFMKNKKMSFRPTHHADEDHKDFQVASYGIDVLNEKHDKPFFLAVGIVKPHLPFDAPKRFFDALPENIQAPAIYEEDLMDIPKEGLGMRKAGDYNFFKKEGKWEDVRRAYLACISWADFNIGRVLEALENSEYADNTIVVLWSDHGYHLGEKMSFKKFTLWEEATKVPFIIYDPRKDSKVKGGEKYDEAVSLINIYKTIADFAAVETPKYVDGESLVPVLKHPNKILKQPAITSWGKGNYAVRTEDYRYIRYYDGTEELYFHTEDDNEWYNLAQSEGYQEKKKELASYLPQNEAPLVKDYVTPWSVEGEGKAEFRGFEVKKKTKKKKKASMK; encoded by the coding sequence ATGAGATATACTTACAACATACTACTAACTGTTTTTTTAACTGTAATCATTTTTTCAAATGGTTTCTGCCAAGAAAAATCAGAAAAAAGACCAAACATATTATTTATAGCTATTGATGATATGAATGATTGGACTGGTTTTTTAGGAGGGCATGAGCAAACAATTACGCCAAATATGGATAAATTGGCTGATCAAGGTGTAAACTTCACGAATGCACATTGTTCGGCTCCGGGTTGTTCTCCTAGTAGAAATTCACTTCTTTATGGAGTAGAACCATTTAATTCTGGATTGTATCCATTTTATGAGCACGATATTCATGCAACGTTAATGAAAGAGTATACCTCTCTACCTCGTTTATTAAAAGAGAATGGATATGAAACTTTTGGAGCAGGTAAAATTCATCATGGAAATTTAAGTGATAATAGAGAATGGACGCACTATGAAGAGACGAAAGGTGGTAAGCAAATTTATGTAGAGGGAGAAGGCTTCATGAAAAATAAAAAGATGTCTTTTAGACCTACTCATCATGCAGATGAAGATCATAAAGATTTTCAGGTTGCATCTTACGGTATAGATGTTTTAAATGAAAAACACGACAAACCATTTTTCTTAGCAGTAGGAATTGTAAAACCGCACTTACCTTTTGATGCTCCAAAAAGATTTTTTGATGCATTACCAGAAAACATTCAAGCACCTGCCATCTACGAAGAAGATTTAATGGATATTCCTAAAGAAGGTTTAGGAATGAGAAAAGCAGGGGACTATAATTTCTTTAAAAAAGAAGGAAAGTGGGAAGATGTAAGAAGGGCATATTTGGCATGTATTTCTTGGGCAGATTTTAATATTGGTAGAGTTTTAGAAGCTTTAGAAAATAGTGAATATGCAGACAATACAATTGTTGTACTTTGGTCAGATCATGGTTATCACTTAGGTGAGAAAATGTCTTTCAAAAAATTCACTTTGTGGGAAGAAGCAACAAAAGTTCCTTTTATTATTTATGATCCTAGAAAAGATAGTAAAGTTAAAGGTGGAGAAAAGTATGATGAAGCAGTGTCTCTAATCAATATTTATAAAACAATTGCAGATTTTGCTGCAGTAGAAACACCAAAATATGTAGATGGAGAAAGTTTAGTACCTGTTTTAAAACATCCAAATAAGATACTAAAACAACCTGCAATTACATCTTGGGGCAAAGGAAATTACGCCGTACGTACAGAAGATTATCGTTACATCAGATACTATGATGGAACAGAAGAACTTTATTTTCATACAGAAGATGATAACGAATGGTATAACCTAGCACAAAGTGAAGGGTACCAAGAGAAAAAGAAAGAATTGGCAAGCTATTTACCTCAAAATGAAGCTCCTTTAGTAAAAGATTATGTAACTCCATGGAGTGTAGAAGGAGAAGGAAAAGCAGAGTTTAGAGGTTTTGAGGTAAAGAAGAAAACAAAGAAGAAGAAAAAAGCATCAATGAAATAA